Proteins found in one Triticum urartu cultivar G1812 chromosome 4, Tu2.1, whole genome shotgun sequence genomic segment:
- the LOC125551542 gene encoding protein NRT1/ PTR FAMILY 8.5-like isoform X2, translated as MRCTRPPVPALIRRSESSCFLEVSAFYGVYLNLIVYLQDVLHGDSASNVTAVNSWAGVSYLMPLLGAAVADSYWGKCKTVLIGLCISVVGMAMVTMSATLPSLRPPPCSPGVYCAPATLSQDLVFFSGIYLCGIGIGASKAVFISFAAEQFDDDDDKNTSGREAKASYFSWYYAVANVAMLTAGTLLVWVEDKVSWGLGYGICASFVAVAVVCLAATAPMYRMVPPAGSPMKGVLQVLVAFSRKVNLTVPEDATELYEEDGVKNPLLHPLHERLHHTEQFRCLDKAAIVTAEDLEDGDLNRAWRLCTVTQVEELKTLLRLIPIWLTSAIYFVANTQAQTTFVQQGTKTDSHIAGGAASVPAASLTSIETVLVAAYVTLYNRAVAPSVAFTPLQLMGLGHATAAGAVAVAACTEARRLRMAGGQEAAQMGIAWLLPQYVVMAVSDASLSVGQMQFFYDQSPETMRGASTAFYFLSISLGNLINSQLVTLVATVTSAGGRTGWFPPELDDGHLDYYFVLVVAITLLNFAVFVALAKNYTSKRVR; from the exons ATGAGGTGCACAAGGCCGCCGGTCCCTGCTCTGATAAGGCGCTCAGAGTCATCTTGT TTCCTGGAGGTCAGTGCTTTCTACGGGGTCTACCTGAACTTGATAGTGTATCTTCAGGATGTTCTCCATGGAGACAGCGCATCCAATGTGACGGCCGTGAATTCCTGGGCTGGGGTCAGCTACCTCATGCCCCTTCTCGGCGCCGCCGTCGCCGACTCCTACTGGGGAAAATGCAAGACGGTTTTGATCGGCCTCTGCATTTCTGTCGTC GGAATGGCCATGGTCACCATGTCAGCTACGCTGCCGTCTCTGAGGCCACCGCCGTGCTCCCCGGGCGTGTACTGCGCACCGGCGACGCTTAGCCAAGACCTAGTCTTCTTTTCGGGCATATACCTGTGCGGCATCGGGATCGGCGCGTCCAAGGCCGTCTTCATCTCGTTTGCCGCGGAGCAGTTCGACGACGACGATGACAAGAACACGTCGGGACGGGAGGCGAAGGCGTCCTACTTCAGCTGGTACTACGCGGTGGCCAACGTGGCCATGCTGACCGCGGGGACGTTACTGGTTTGGGTCGAGGACAAGGTGAGCTGGGGGCTCGGGTACGGAATCTGCGCGTCGTTCGTCGCGGTCGCCGTCGTCTGCCTCGCGGCGACGGCGCCCATGTACCGGATGGTGCCTCCGGCGGGCAGCCCGATGAAAGGCGTGCTCCAAGTGCTGGTGGCGTTCTCTCGCAAGGTAAACCTGACGGTGCCTGAGGACGCCACAGAACTGTACGAGGAGGATGGTGTCAAGAACCCGTTGCTGCATCCCCTGCACGAACGATTGCACCACACCGAACAGTTCAG GTGCCTGGACAAGGCTGCCATTGTCACGGCCGAGGACTTGGAAGACGGCGACCTGAACCGGGCATGGAGGCTGTGCACGGTGACCCAGGTGGAGGAGCTCAAGACTCTGCTGCGGCTGATCCCGATATGGCTCACCTCGGCCATCTACTTCGTCGCCAACACGCAGGCGCAGACGACGTTCGTGCAGCAGGGCACCAAGACGGACTCCCACATCGCGGGCGGCGCCGCGTCCGTCCCGGCCGCGTCGCTGACGTCCATCGAGACGGTGCTCGTCGCCGCCTACGTCACGCTCTACAACAGGGCCGTCGCGCCATCCGTGGCGTTCACGCCGCTGCAGCTCATGGGGCTCGGGCACGCGACGGCGGCCGGGGCGGTGGCCGTGGCCGCGTGCACCGAGGCGCGCAGGCTGCGGATGGCCGGGGGCCAGGAGGCGGCCCAAATGGGCATAGCGTGGCTGCTGCCGCAGTACGTCGTGATGGCGGTCTCGGACGCGTCGCTCTCCGTGGGGCAGATGCAGTTCTTCTACGACCAATCGCCGGAGACGATGAGGGGCGCGTCGACGGCGTTCTACTTCCTGTCCATCTCGCTCGGGAATCTGATCAATTCGCAGCTGGTGACGCTGGTGGCGACCGTCACCTCGGCTGGGGGCAGGACGGGATGGTTTCCACCGGAACTGGATGACGGGCACCTGGATTACTACTTCGTGCTCGTTGTCGCCATCACTTTGCTCAACTTTGCCGTCTTTGTTGCCCTTGCCAAGAACTACACGTCCAAGAGGGTTAGATGA
- the LOC125551542 gene encoding protein NRT1/ PTR FAMILY 8.5-like isoform X1: MAAPVAESNDLQILDYFWTVIPHATSPSNPRRPVPAGRKNAGGMDADRRGSLRTPILADDVAQASGSEAREHEVHKAAGPCSDKALRVILCLQFLEVSAFYGVYLNLIVYLQDVLHGDSASNVTAVNSWAGVSYLMPLLGAAVADSYWGKCKTVLIGLCISVVGMAMVTMSATLPSLRPPPCSPGVYCAPATLSQDLVFFSGIYLCGIGIGASKAVFISFAAEQFDDDDDKNTSGREAKASYFSWYYAVANVAMLTAGTLLVWVEDKVSWGLGYGICASFVAVAVVCLAATAPMYRMVPPAGSPMKGVLQVLVAFSRKVNLTVPEDATELYEEDGVKNPLLHPLHERLHHTEQFRCLDKAAIVTAEDLEDGDLNRAWRLCTVTQVEELKTLLRLIPIWLTSAIYFVANTQAQTTFVQQGTKTDSHIAGGAASVPAASLTSIETVLVAAYVTLYNRAVAPSVAFTPLQLMGLGHATAAGAVAVAACTEARRLRMAGGQEAAQMGIAWLLPQYVVMAVSDASLSVGQMQFFYDQSPETMRGASTAFYFLSISLGNLINSQLVTLVATVTSAGGRTGWFPPELDDGHLDYYFVLVVAITLLNFAVFVALAKNYTSKRVR; the protein is encoded by the exons ATGGCTGCACCGGTCGCTGAAAGCAATGATCTCCAGATTTTAGATTATTTTTGGACAGTTATCCCCCACGCTACCTCCCCCTCAAATCCACGGCGTCCCGTTCCTGCCGGGAGGAAGAACGCCGGCGGCATGGACGCCGATCGCCGTGGGAGCTTAAGGACGCCGATCTTAGCGGACGACGTG GCCCAGGCGTCTGGTTCGGAAGCTCGGGAGCATGAGGTGCACAAGGCCGCCGGTCCCTGCTCTGATAAGGCGCTCAGAGTCATCTTGT GCCTGCAGTTCCTGGAGGTCAGTGCTTTCTACGGGGTCTACCTGAACTTGATAGTGTATCTTCAGGATGTTCTCCATGGAGACAGCGCATCCAATGTGACGGCCGTGAATTCCTGGGCTGGGGTCAGCTACCTCATGCCCCTTCTCGGCGCCGCCGTCGCCGACTCCTACTGGGGAAAATGCAAGACGGTTTTGATCGGCCTCTGCATTTCTGTCGTC GGAATGGCCATGGTCACCATGTCAGCTACGCTGCCGTCTCTGAGGCCACCGCCGTGCTCCCCGGGCGTGTACTGCGCACCGGCGACGCTTAGCCAAGACCTAGTCTTCTTTTCGGGCATATACCTGTGCGGCATCGGGATCGGCGCGTCCAAGGCCGTCTTCATCTCGTTTGCCGCGGAGCAGTTCGACGACGACGATGACAAGAACACGTCGGGACGGGAGGCGAAGGCGTCCTACTTCAGCTGGTACTACGCGGTGGCCAACGTGGCCATGCTGACCGCGGGGACGTTACTGGTTTGGGTCGAGGACAAGGTGAGCTGGGGGCTCGGGTACGGAATCTGCGCGTCGTTCGTCGCGGTCGCCGTCGTCTGCCTCGCGGCGACGGCGCCCATGTACCGGATGGTGCCTCCGGCGGGCAGCCCGATGAAAGGCGTGCTCCAAGTGCTGGTGGCGTTCTCTCGCAAGGTAAACCTGACGGTGCCTGAGGACGCCACAGAACTGTACGAGGAGGATGGTGTCAAGAACCCGTTGCTGCATCCCCTGCACGAACGATTGCACCACACCGAACAGTTCAG GTGCCTGGACAAGGCTGCCATTGTCACGGCCGAGGACTTGGAAGACGGCGACCTGAACCGGGCATGGAGGCTGTGCACGGTGACCCAGGTGGAGGAGCTCAAGACTCTGCTGCGGCTGATCCCGATATGGCTCACCTCGGCCATCTACTTCGTCGCCAACACGCAGGCGCAGACGACGTTCGTGCAGCAGGGCACCAAGACGGACTCCCACATCGCGGGCGGCGCCGCGTCCGTCCCGGCCGCGTCGCTGACGTCCATCGAGACGGTGCTCGTCGCCGCCTACGTCACGCTCTACAACAGGGCCGTCGCGCCATCCGTGGCGTTCACGCCGCTGCAGCTCATGGGGCTCGGGCACGCGACGGCGGCCGGGGCGGTGGCCGTGGCCGCGTGCACCGAGGCGCGCAGGCTGCGGATGGCCGGGGGCCAGGAGGCGGCCCAAATGGGCATAGCGTGGCTGCTGCCGCAGTACGTCGTGATGGCGGTCTCGGACGCGTCGCTCTCCGTGGGGCAGATGCAGTTCTTCTACGACCAATCGCCGGAGACGATGAGGGGCGCGTCGACGGCGTTCTACTTCCTGTCCATCTCGCTCGGGAATCTGATCAATTCGCAGCTGGTGACGCTGGTGGCGACCGTCACCTCGGCTGGGGGCAGGACGGGATGGTTTCCACCGGAACTGGATGACGGGCACCTGGATTACTACTTCGTGCTCGTTGTCGCCATCACTTTGCTCAACTTTGCCGTCTTTGTTGCCCTTGCCAAGAACTACACGTCCAAGAGGGTTAGATGA